The Brassica napus cultivar Da-Ae chromosome C7, Da-Ae, whole genome shotgun sequence genome has a segment encoding these proteins:
- the LOC106409184 gene encoding glutaredoxin-C6-like yields the protein MMQELSLECFSNDVVRLDLTPPSQASPISLSIDEEESSESKIRRLISEHPVIIFSRSSCCMSHVMKRLLTTIGVVPTVIELDDHEVSSLPLALEEEFPGGVLPSPAVFIGRECVGGFESLVALHLSGHLVPKLVEVGALWV from the coding sequence ATGATGCAAGAATTAAGCTTAGAATGTTTCTCCAACGACGTCGTTCGCTTAGACCTAACTCCTCCTTCCCAAGCCTCACCTATTTCTCTCTCCATAGACGAAGAAGAATCATCGGAGTCTAAGATCCGACGGCTGATATCGGAGCATCCAGTGATCATCTTCAGCAGATCTTCTTGTTGCATGTCCCACGTCATGAAAAGACTCCTCACTACTATCGGAGTCGTCCCCACCGTCATCGAGCTCGATGATCACGAGGTTTCCTCTCTCCCCTTGGCTCTTGAAGAAGAATTTCCCGGCGGCGTTCTTCCGTCTCCGGCGGTTTTCATTGGCCGTGAGTGTGTCGGTGGGTTTGAGTCCCTCGTCGCGCTCCATCTAAGTGGTCACCTTGTCCCGAAGCTTGTCGAAGTTGGAGCTCTTTGGGTATGA